A stretch of DNA from Micromonospora sp. WMMD1155:
GGGTGCGGTGCGGTGGCTGTGGATGCGGGCACGTGACGGATGGTAGTCAGCCTCGGTAGATATCGGCGATCTCCGCCGCGTACGTCTTGTGGACGACCTGGCGCTTGACCTTGAGCGACGGGGTCAACTCGCCGGTCGCCTCGGTGAAGTCGCGGGGGAGGACCCGGAACACCTTGATCGCCTCGGCCTTGGAGACGGCCTGGTTCGCGGTGTCGATCGCGGCCTGGATCTCCCTGCGCAGGCCCTCGTGCTCGCGCAGTTGCCCGACCGGGGTGTCGGCGGGCATGCCGGCGCCCTCCAGCCAGGCCGGCAGCGCCTCCTCGTCGACCGTGACCAGTGCCGCGATGAACGGCTTGGCGTCACCGACGACGACACACTGACTGATCAACGGGTGCGCCCGGACCAGGTCCTCCAGCACCGCCGGGGCGACGTTCTTGCCACCGGCGGTGACGATCAGCTCCTTCTTGCGGCCGGTGATGCTCAGGTAACCGTCGGCGTCGAGGTCGCCCAGGTCGCCGGTGCGGAACCACCCGTCGGAGCTGATCGTCTCGGCGGTCGCCGTCTCGTTGCGCCAGTAGCCCTGGAAGACCAGCTCGCCGGAGATCAGGATCTCGCCGTCGTCCTCGATGCGGACGGTCACGCCGGGCAGCGGGCGGCCGACGGTGCCGATCCGGGTGCCGGTGGGCAGGTTCGCCGCGGCGGCGGGCGAGGTCTCGGTGAGGCCGTAGCCCTCCAGGACCGTCACGCCGATGCCCCGGAAGAAGTGACCGAGCCGGGCGCCGAGCGGCGCGCCGCCGGAGATCGCGTCCCGGCATCGCCCACCGAGCGCGGCGCGCAGCTTGCGGTAGACCAGCCGGTCGAAGACCGCGTGTTGGGCGCGCAGGGCCAGGCCGGGGCCGCCCCGGGTCTCCAGAGCCTCGCTGTACGCGATGGCGACCTGCTCCGCGCGGGCGAAGATGCCGCCCTTGCCGTCCGCCTCGGCCTTCTGCTTGGCCCCGTTGTAGACCTTCTCGAACACCCGGGGTACGGAGAGCACGAAGGTCGGCCGGAACGCCTGCAACTCGGCGACCAGGTTCTTGGTGTCGGCGCAGTGCGCCATGGTGGCCCGCGCCTGGACGACGCCGATCTGGATCAGCCGGGCGAAGGCGTGCGCCAGGGGGAGGAACAGCAGGGTGGACGCGCCGGCGTTGAACAGGTTCGGCAGCACCGGCACCGCGTTCGCGACGTCGGCGTACATGTTGCGGTGGGTGAGCACGCAGCCCTTGGGCCGGCCGGTGGTGCCGCTGGTGTAGATGATCGTGGCGAGGTCGTCGGCGCGGACGGCCTTGCGTCGCCGCTCGACCTCGGCCGGCTCGGCCTCGGCGCCGGTCGTGACCAGCTCGCCGACCGCGCCGCCGTCGATCTGCCAGACGTGGTTCAGCTCGGGCAGCCGGTGCCGGACGCCGGCGACCAGGTCGGCGTGCGCCTCCGTCTCCACCACGACGCCCACCGCGTTGGAGTCTTCGAGGATCCACGCGGCCTGTTCGGCGCTGGACGTCTCGTAGATCGGCACGGTGACCGCGCCGACGGCCCAGATGGCGTAGTCCAGCAGCGTCCACTCGTAGCGGGTGCGGCTCATCAGGCCGACCCGGACGCCCGGCTCGATGCCGGCGGCGACCAGCCCACGGGCCACGGCGGCCACCTCGTCGCGGAACTGGAGGCAGGTCACGTCGGTCCAGGTGGTGACGGTGCCGTCGGCGTGCGGGACGGGGCGGGCGAACTGGACGGCGTCGGGCGCGACCTCGGCGTTGTCCCAGACCGGATCGGTGAGGTTGGCCGCGTCGCCAACGGTGACGATCGGCGGGACGGAGAACTCGCGCACCTGCACTCCTTCGTGCTCGCACTGGCCGGGCCGGACGCCACGGCGGGCGTCGGTTGTGTCGAAACCTACCCGGTGAGCTAGGGCACCCGGTCAACGCCCGGTGCCGGACACCGCCGGGGGCGGCGCGGCGTGCCGGCGGTGCGCGCCGGGTAGCCTCCCCCCATGGCGGACTCCTCCACCCAGTCGATCATCATCGGCGCCGCACCGGACCGGGTGACGGCGGTCATCTGCGACTTCGCGCGCTACCCCGAGTGGACCGACGCG
This window harbors:
- a CDS encoding long-chain fatty acid--CoA ligase, which encodes MREFSVPPIVTVGDAANLTDPVWDNAEVAPDAVQFARPVPHADGTVTTWTDVTCLQFRDEVAAVARGLVAAGIEPGVRVGLMSRTRYEWTLLDYAIWAVGAVTVPIYETSSAEQAAWILEDSNAVGVVVETEAHADLVAGVRHRLPELNHVWQIDGGAVGELVTTGAEAEPAEVERRRKAVRADDLATIIYTSGTTGRPKGCVLTHRNMYADVANAVPVLPNLFNAGASTLLFLPLAHAFARLIQIGVVQARATMAHCADTKNLVAELQAFRPTFVLSVPRVFEKVYNGAKQKAEADGKGGIFARAEQVAIAYSEALETRGGPGLALRAQHAVFDRLVYRKLRAALGGRCRDAISGGAPLGARLGHFFRGIGVTVLEGYGLTETSPAAAANLPTGTRIGTVGRPLPGVTVRIEDDGEILISGELVFQGYWRNETATAETISSDGWFRTGDLGDLDADGYLSITGRKKELIVTAGGKNVAPAVLEDLVRAHPLISQCVVVGDAKPFIAALVTVDEEALPAWLEGAGMPADTPVGQLREHEGLRREIQAAIDTANQAVSKAEAIKVFRVLPRDFTEATGELTPSLKVKRQVVHKTYAAEIADIYRG